One Pullulanibacillus sp. KACC 23026 DNA segment encodes these proteins:
- a CDS encoding extracellular solute-binding protein encodes MKKRIRKNFKFLAILVLTFSILMACSNNSTKTDANKSSDSAGNSKKPVTLTIFVDQTFWPLKDWTGKIPEEITKETGVKLKVQVATDAQQLPLMISSGDLPDLVFTTNNFQQMSNSNISYTWDELIKKYNISNFNIDPMARVLNQASDGNLYSIKNGFTNPQTFQDTPKALGNVPAISLRQDILDKLGDPKINSLDDLVNVLKEVKQKYPNMTPLVMNPGAIGQYFRVNYGVPYQGFETINGKVKYYIDDPKQYDYYMFMNELYRDGLIQAENFTWTDTNKAKDMIENGQAFAINNVTATDAINTELKSNGKNYKIVQLTKLLGSSPKIYGNATGWSGLFITKNCKDPEAAIKFLQFMHSQKGQQLGLWGVKGQDYTMDKTVANGGYPKFNYNSQDTTVQQKMGVVWWGLLADDGINEQVQRYVPNSDQTAAEVDAKQYVDSDPLLGAVTPPSGSDEQAIQANIDNMIKNEQTKIYLAKTPAQAKQAYQNMMKTADQIGLQKLDKYANDQYKKVKQEYNKVK; translated from the coding sequence ATGAAGAAAAGAATCCGAAAGAATTTCAAGTTTTTAGCTATTCTTGTTTTAACATTTTCAATCTTAATGGCCTGTAGTAACAACTCAACTAAAACGGATGCAAACAAGAGCTCAGATTCAGCTGGTAACTCCAAAAAACCGGTCACGTTAACCATTTTCGTTGATCAAACGTTTTGGCCTTTAAAAGATTGGACAGGTAAGATACCTGAAGAAATTACTAAGGAAACGGGTGTTAAACTCAAGGTACAAGTTGCAACAGATGCCCAACAATTACCATTGATGATCTCATCAGGTGATTTGCCAGACCTTGTCTTTACAACTAATAACTTTCAGCAAATGTCGAACTCGAATATCTCCTATACCTGGGATGAATTAATTAAAAAGTATAACATTAGTAATTTTAATATTGATCCTATGGCGAGAGTTTTAAATCAAGCAAGCGATGGCAATCTATACTCAATAAAAAATGGGTTTACTAATCCGCAAACATTCCAAGATACACCAAAAGCGTTAGGGAATGTCCCGGCCATCTCTCTTCGTCAAGATATCCTTGATAAACTTGGGGATCCGAAGATTAATTCTTTAGATGATTTAGTTAATGTTTTAAAAGAAGTTAAACAAAAGTATCCAAATATGACTCCGCTTGTCATGAATCCAGGTGCAATCGGGCAATATTTCCGAGTGAATTATGGCGTGCCTTATCAAGGATTTGAAACGATTAATGGAAAGGTAAAGTATTATATTGATGATCCTAAACAATATGATTATTATATGTTTATGAATGAACTCTATCGCGATGGACTCATCCAAGCAGAAAACTTCACTTGGACAGATACAAATAAAGCAAAAGATATGATAGAAAACGGGCAAGCTTTTGCGATTAATAATGTTACGGCGACAGATGCTATTAACACTGAATTGAAATCAAACGGAAAAAATTATAAAATTGTTCAATTAACAAAGTTATTGGGAAGCAGTCCAAAAATATACGGAAATGCCACTGGGTGGTCAGGCTTATTTATAACAAAAAATTGTAAGGATCCTGAAGCTGCAATTAAATTCCTCCAATTTATGCATAGTCAAAAGGGGCAACAATTAGGATTGTGGGGAGTTAAAGGCCAAGATTATACTATGGACAAAACAGTTGCAAATGGGGGATATCCGAAATTTAATTATAATTCCCAGGACACGACGGTTCAACAAAAAATGGGTGTTGTGTGGTGGGGCCTATTAGCCGATGATGGAATTAATGAACAAGTCCAACGTTACGTTCCTAATTCGGATCAGACGGCTGCTGAAGTGGATGCTAAGCAATATGTGGATTCAGATCCTTTATTAGGTGCAGTGACTCCACCGTCTGGATCAGACGAACAGGCCATACAAGCGAATATAGATAACATGATTAAAAATGAACAAACCAAAATTTATTTAGCAAAAACTCCGGCTCAAGCTAAACAAGCCTATCAAAATATGATGAAAACAGCAGATCAAATTGGTTTGCAAAAGTTAGATAAATATGCAAATGATCAATATAAAAAGGTTAAACAAGAGTACAATAAAGTTAAATAA
- a CDS encoding carbohydrate ABC transporter permease, which yields MKRTLEDYFVDGINYFLLILVFIVTFYPFYYLIIISLNDGVDASLGGIYFWPRKFSLVNYTTIIHDPKWVLAFFVSVARTVVGTFLGVVFTSMVAYGLSNKKLMFKKVYFPIFIVGMYFSGGIIPLYVVLRNLHLLNTFWVYVIPSMLNLFLLLIAISFFREIPAELEESARMDGASDLRIFFSIILPISKPILATMSLFIGVTQWNSWLDSAYYVQNDHLRTLTYKMIQVINESNLPQNLQGAAADYANSVAQSTTFSLEITAMVISIVPIMCVYPFLQKYFVKGATIGAVKG from the coding sequence ATGAAAAGAACACTTGAGGATTATTTTGTGGACGGGATAAATTACTTTTTGTTAATTCTAGTATTTATTGTCACCTTTTACCCCTTTTATTATTTAATAATCATTTCGTTAAATGACGGAGTAGATGCTTCTCTTGGTGGGATCTACTTCTGGCCACGAAAATTTTCTCTGGTTAACTACACCACAATTATACACGATCCAAAATGGGTCTTAGCCTTTTTTGTCAGTGTTGCCAGAACAGTTGTTGGAACATTTTTGGGTGTTGTTTTTACGAGTATGGTTGCTTATGGATTATCCAATAAAAAGCTTATGTTTAAAAAGGTTTATTTTCCGATATTTATCGTTGGTATGTATTTTTCAGGAGGCATTATCCCCCTCTATGTCGTATTAAGAAATCTTCATCTTCTAAATACTTTTTGGGTATATGTGATTCCGTCCATGCTGAATTTATTTCTCTTATTAATAGCTATTTCCTTCTTTAGGGAAATACCTGCAGAACTTGAAGAATCAGCAAGGATGGATGGAGCTAGTGATCTCAGAATCTTCTTTTCAATCATCCTTCCAATTTCTAAACCCATTTTAGCTACAATGTCTCTATTCATAGGGGTGACACAATGGAATTCATGGTTGGACTCAGCTTATTATGTTCAAAATGATCACTTAAGAACACTAACTTATAAGATGATACAGGTGATTAATGAATCCAATCTTCCTCAAAATTTACAGGGAGCCGCTGCTGATTATGCGAATAGTGTCGCACAATCAACGACATTCTCGTTGGAAATTACTGCGATGGTTATTTCAATTGTTCCAATCATGTGTGTCTATCCTTTCTTGCAAAAATATTTTGTAAAAGGTGCAACGATAGGGGCTGTCAAAGGTTAA
- a CDS encoding ABC transporter permease subunit, giving the protein MTADKSVLSKTKKNSVWKRLTKQKYPQLFVILGLIALFIFQYMPMFGILMAFKDYSITDGIRGIFTDKWAGLKYFKEFFTDYQFKRILINTLAISILKLIFTFPVPILLALMINEVRNKVFKKVVQSTSYFPHFISWVVVAGLASVFLSADSGLLNNLLIGLHIIHKPIGFLSSPNYFWGLAVGTAIWKEAGWWTIIFLAAISGIDPGLYEAAQIDGAGRLRRIWHITLPAIRGTIIVVLILAIGSLLGGGLVGSNFEQSFLLGNSVNSDRSQILQTYAFNMGLAQGRYSYATAIDLLQSIISVILIFGSNWLAKKTTKTGLF; this is encoded by the coding sequence ATGACGGCAGATAAATCAGTTTTATCCAAAACTAAGAAGAACTCCGTATGGAAGCGCTTAACCAAACAAAAATATCCGCAACTTTTTGTTATCCTGGGCCTGATTGCTCTTTTTATCTTTCAATACATGCCAATGTTTGGAATCTTAATGGCGTTTAAAGACTATTCGATTACAGATGGAATTAGAGGTATTTTCACAGATAAGTGGGCAGGACTAAAATACTTTAAAGAGTTCTTTACAGACTATCAGTTTAAAAGAATCCTTATAAATACACTTGCAATTAGTATTTTGAAATTAATCTTTACATTTCCTGTACCAATTCTATTGGCTCTCATGATCAATGAAGTTCGGAATAAGGTATTTAAAAAAGTTGTGCAATCTACAAGTTATTTTCCACACTTTATTTCTTGGGTTGTTGTAGCTGGATTAGCTTCAGTTTTTCTATCAGCTGATTCTGGTTTATTAAATAATCTGTTGATCGGGTTGCATATAATCCACAAGCCAATTGGTTTTCTATCAAGTCCTAATTATTTTTGGGGATTAGCTGTTGGAACTGCGATTTGGAAAGAGGCTGGATGGTGGACCATCATCTTTTTGGCAGCAATAAGCGGCATCGATCCTGGTCTCTATGAAGCGGCACAAATAGACGGTGCTGGGCGTCTAAGACGGATTTGGCATATAACGTTACCAGCCATTCGAGGGACAATAATCGTCGTACTTATATTGGCTATTGGAAGCCTCTTAGGAGGGGGATTGGTTGGATCAAACTTTGAACAGTCCTTCCTTTTAGGTAATAGTGTTAATTCAGATCGATCGCAAATTCTTCAAACCTATGCCTTCAATATGGGGTTGGCACAAGGCCGCTATTCCTATGCAACGGCAATCGATCTCTTACAATCCATCATTTCGGTTATTTTGATTTTCGGGAGCAATTGGTTAGCTAAGAAAACAACCAAAACGGGTCTCTTTTAA
- a CDS encoding ribulose-bisphosphate carboxylase large subunit family protein, translating into MVSQLAATYLVETPYSLDYAAEKIAGEQSTGTFTSVPGESQDLVKTHGARIINIKQLEPVKQPSLPGGKTPQKHDGLYRRGEITVSFPLHNFGPSIPNLLATVAGNLFELQELTGIRLLDLNLPDEFMNVYQGPKFGIEGTRSILNVYDRPIIGTIVKPSVGLSMDELKKLVFDLAVAGLDFIKDDELNANPPYAPLKVKVPAVMEAIEAAADQTGRKIMYAFNITGDIDELKQNHDLVVKSGGTCVMVSINSVGLAGLAHLNKFSEVPIHGHRNQWGMYTRSPFLGMDFTAYQKLCRLAGADHLHVNGLNGKFYESNKSVINSIKSCLEPLLGGNQTMPVISNGQWAGTVQETFNNIKTNDVMHLAGGGILGHPDGPSAGFESMKLAWEAAKHGVDFHEFANDHPSLKRAIHKFGRN; encoded by the coding sequence GCTACTTATTTAGTTGAAACACCTTATTCACTGGATTATGCGGCTGAGAAAATAGCTGGAGAGCAGTCGACCGGAACTTTTACTTCTGTACCTGGAGAATCGCAGGATTTAGTAAAAACGCATGGTGCTAGAATTATTAATATTAAGCAGTTGGAGCCGGTGAAACAACCAAGTTTACCGGGTGGAAAAACTCCCCAAAAACATGATGGGCTGTATAGAAGAGGGGAGATCACCGTCTCTTTTCCTCTTCATAATTTTGGCCCGTCTATTCCCAATCTTTTAGCGACCGTTGCGGGCAATTTATTTGAATTGCAAGAGTTAACAGGGATTCGATTACTAGATTTAAATTTACCAGATGAGTTTATGAACGTCTATCAGGGACCTAAGTTTGGAATTGAAGGGACGCGTTCCATTCTTAATGTCTATGATCGCCCCATCATTGGAACCATTGTGAAACCCAGTGTGGGCTTATCAATGGATGAGCTAAAAAAATTGGTTTTTGATTTAGCCGTGGCTGGACTTGATTTTATAAAAGATGATGAATTAAACGCTAATCCCCCTTATGCTCCTTTAAAAGTGAAAGTCCCGGCGGTAATGGAAGCGATCGAAGCGGCGGCTGATCAAACAGGCAGAAAAATCATGTATGCCTTTAACATTACTGGAGATATCGATGAATTGAAACAAAACCATGATCTCGTTGTAAAGTCAGGAGGAACGTGTGTCATGGTCAGTATAAATAGTGTTGGTTTAGCGGGTTTAGCCCATCTCAATAAATTCTCGGAAGTTCCGATCCATGGACATCGGAATCAATGGGGGATGTATACTCGCTCTCCTTTTCTAGGCATGGACTTTACCGCCTATCAAAAACTTTGTCGTTTAGCGGGAGCCGATCATTTACATGTGAATGGTCTCAATGGAAAATTTTATGAAAGCAATAAATCGGTCATCAATTCAATAAAGTCTTGTCTCGAGCCTCTTTTAGGTGGGAATCAAACAATGCCTGTTATTTCAAACGGTCAATGGGCAGGGACTGTACAGGAAACTTTTAATAACATTAAGACCAACGATGTCATGCATCTCGCAGGAGGAGGGATTTTAGGTCATCCAGATGGCCCTTCTGCAGGCTTTGAGAGCATGAAACTGGCTTGGGAGGCTGCAAAGCACGGGGTTGATTTTCACGAATTTGCCAATGACCATCCAAGTTTAAAACGAGCGATTCATAAATTTGGCAGGAATTAG